One Elaeis guineensis isolate ETL-2024a chromosome 10, EG11, whole genome shotgun sequence genomic window carries:
- the LOC105052270 gene encoding LOB domain-containing protein 15-like has translation MSTERERFDEVGKKIKREADGAVDPTGSPVGTLNTITPCAACKLLRRRCAQECPFSPYFSPHEPQKFAAVHKVFGASNVSKMLTEVPKAQRADAANSLVYEANVRLRDPVYGCMGAISALQQQVQGLEMELQVVRAEILKLKYRQASVHVLPASHAAFLAPGDVSVAAPPSIQTPPPPPASAASSSTSSICITPNEKVTYFG, from the exons ATGTCCACAGAAAG GGAGAGATTTGATGAGGTTGGCAAGAAGATCAAGAGAGAAGCTGATGGCGCCGTCGATCCGACGGGAAGCCCAGTGGGAACCCTAAACACCATTACCCCTTGCGCCGCTTGCAAACTCTTGAGGCGGCGTTGTGCTCAAGAGTGTCCCTTCTCTCCTTATTTCTCACCACATGAGCCCCAAAAGTTTGCAGCAGTGCATAAGGTCTTCGGTGCAAGCAACGTCTCCAAGATGCTAACG GAGGTTCCCAAGGCCCAGAGAGCTGATGCAGCGAATAGCCTTGTCTACGAGGCGAACGTGAGGCTAAGAGACCCAGTGTATGGATGCATGGGGGCAATTTCAGCTTTGCAGCAACAAGTTCAGGGCTTAGAAATGGAGCTCCAAGTAGTAAGGGCTGAGATCTTGAAGCTTAAGTATAGGCAAGCTAGTGTTCATGTTCTCCCTGCATCTCATGCTGCTTTTCTTGCTCCCGGGGATGTGTCCGTGGCTGCACCACCCTCAATCCAAACTCCACCACCTCCTCCAGCTTCTGCTGCCTCTTCCTCTACCTCTTCCATTTGCATCAccccaaatgaaaaagttacataCTTTGGCTGA